From a region of the Cololabis saira isolate AMF1-May2022 chromosome 8, fColSai1.1, whole genome shotgun sequence genome:
- the acot8 gene encoding acyl-coenzyme A thioesterase 8, with amino-acid sequence MSGSEDLPGPDEPLKSPDQDRSEQSGSPYNQDLKSVLVTSVLNLEELDVDLYRGTHHWVPRSQRLFGGQIIGQALVAAAKSVGDKLYAHSLHCYFVRAGDPKVPVLYQVDRTRDGRSFTVRSVKAIQHGEPILICQASFQVLQPSPLQYQCTMPVVPPPEDLHTVEELIHRYLSEPDLTERAKEGLNKLLANEVPIEIKPVNPMHFYRLAPGEPRRLFWGRARGHIGEGNMKLHCCVAAYVSDFALLGTVLLPYSQYKAQFMASLDHAMWFHSTFRSDEWMLYECESPWAGRTRGLVHGRLWRRDGVLAASCCQEGVLRVKPLAETSKL; translated from the exons ATGTCTGGCAGCGAAGACCTGCCCGGTCCAGATGAGCCGCTCAAATCCCCCGATCAGGACCGTTCAGAGCAGAGCGGATCTCCTTATAACCAAGATCTCAAGAGTGTCCTGGTCACCAGCGTTTTGAACCTGGAGGAGCTGGACGTTGACCTGTACAG GGGAACGCACCACTGGGTGCCTCGCAGCCAGCGGCTGTTCGGGGGTCAGATCATCGGCCAGGCTCTCGTGGCTGCTGCCAAATCCGTGGGCGACAAGCTCTACGCGCACTCCCTGCACTGCTACTTCGTGCGAGCGG GGGACCCGAAGGTTCCCGTGCTGTACCAGGTGGACCGCACCAGGGATGGCCGCAGCTTCACCGTCCGCTCCGTGAAGGCCATCCAGCACGGAGAGCCCATCCTGATCTGCCAGGCGTCGTTCCAGGTGCTGCAGCCGAGCCCCCTGCAGTACCAGTGCACCATGCCGGTGGTGCCCCCGCCTGAAGACCTGCACACGGTGGAGGAGCTCATCCACCGCTATCTCAG TGAACCAGACTTGACCGAGAGGGCAAAGGAAGGCCTTAACAAACTGTTGGCCAACGAGGTTCCCATTGAGATAAAGCCTGTCAACCCAATGCACTTTTATAGACTCGCCCCGGGAGAACCCAGGAGATTGTTCTGGGGACGAGCACGGGGTCATATTG gtgaagGCAACATGAAGCTGCACTGCTGCGTGGCTGCTTACGTGTCGGACTTTGCCCTCCTGGGCACCGTTCTTCTGCCCTACTCACAATACAAGGCCCAGTTCATGGCCTCCCTGGACCACGCCATGTGGTTCCACAGCACCTTCCGCAGCGACGAGTGGATGTTGTACGAGTGTGAAAGTCCGTGGGCAG GCAGGACCAGAGGACTGGTCCACGGCCGGCTGTGGAGGAGAGACGGGGTGCTGGCCGCCTCGTGCTGCCAGGAGGGCGTACTCCGAGTCAAACCGCTGGCAGAGACCAGCAAACTGTAG